A genomic stretch from Chitinophaga lutea includes:
- a CDS encoding DUF4870 domain-containing protein translates to MTNKTMAIVAYITLIGWLIVYFKHKDMPEKSPLVSYHLGQSLGIMILGLALSIVTGVVVAVAPPLSFLMSIAGLLPLILLIFGIIAANNESCSPVPGVGRLFENRFSFLN, encoded by the coding sequence ATGACAAACAAAACCATGGCCATCGTTGCCTACATTACCCTGATCGGATGGCTGATTGTTTATTTCAAGCACAAAGACATGCCGGAAAAAAGCCCGCTCGTGAGCTACCACCTGGGCCAGTCGCTCGGCATCATGATCCTGGGCCTGGCCCTGAGCATCGTCACCGGCGTCGTGGTGGCTGTTGCGCCCCCGCTGAGCTTCCTGATGTCTATCGCCGGCCTTCTTCCATTGATATTGCTCATTTTCGGCATCATTGCCGCCAATAACGAAAGCTGCAGCCCCGTGCCCGGTGTGGGTCGGCTGTTTGAGAACCGTTTCAGCTTTCTCAACTAA
- a CDS encoding FAD-dependent oxidoreductase: MNKRSGLLLCLFVLPLAVLAQAVKQVDICVYGGSSAGVIAAYTAKKMNKTVLLIEPGKRLGGLTSGGLGYTDIGNKYAITGLSRDYYRRIGKHYGKFEQWIFEPGVAERTFHQYIREADVAVLYQHRITAAKKENGRVTEIQLEPSAGGTARHSVIRAKMFIDCSYEGDLMAKAGISYTVGREANAQYGETYNGVQLRDKHQFPDSIDPYKVPGKPESGLVWGISPAPLEPQGTGDKKVQAYNFRICLTNQPANMVPITQPEGYDPARYELLARVVEKIKPGSLNGILKFDRMPNNKTDINNNGAFSTDMIGMNYDYPEADYATREKIIKEHELYNKGLLYFIGHDPRMPATLRADMLKWGYPKDEYRESGYWSPQMYVREARRMTGAYVMTQANCEGREVVKDGVGMAAYTMDSHNTQRIVHNGMVKNEGDVQVGGFGPYPIAYRSIIPKAEECSNVLVPVCLSATHIAYGSIRMEPVFMVLAQSAATAAAMAIDKKQAVQDIDVPALQEELRRRPLATNATAEILVDNDDAGNVEISGEWTKEKRGAYGPSVHIASRNGGSIRFTPEVVSNGVYRVYTYVPKHAGLTTVTKINLSPDGKTTTPTKYTAASVRVEGQTSGEWVDLGTVRLEKGRKGYVEITTEGADGTVVADAVLFVPEK, encoded by the coding sequence ATGAATAAAAGATCAGGATTACTGCTCTGCCTGTTCGTGCTGCCGCTGGCGGTGCTCGCGCAGGCGGTGAAGCAGGTAGACATATGTGTGTACGGCGGCTCTTCGGCAGGCGTGATAGCCGCGTATACCGCCAAAAAAATGAACAAGACCGTGTTGCTGATCGAGCCCGGCAAAAGACTGGGTGGCCTTACGTCCGGGGGCTTGGGTTATACCGATATAGGGAACAAATACGCCATTACCGGGCTTTCCCGCGATTATTACCGGCGCATCGGCAAACATTATGGCAAGTTCGAACAGTGGATATTCGAGCCCGGTGTAGCGGAACGGACCTTTCACCAGTATATCAGGGAAGCGGATGTAGCAGTGCTCTACCAGCACCGCATCACTGCCGCGAAAAAAGAAAACGGCCGCGTGACGGAAATTCAGCTGGAGCCTTCCGCCGGAGGAACGGCCAGGCACAGCGTAATCAGGGCTAAAATGTTCATCGACTGTTCCTATGAAGGCGACCTGATGGCGAAGGCGGGCATCTCTTACACGGTGGGCCGTGAGGCGAATGCACAATACGGCGAAACCTACAATGGGGTGCAGCTTCGTGATAAACACCAGTTCCCCGACAGCATCGATCCCTATAAAGTGCCCGGCAAACCGGAAAGCGGGCTGGTATGGGGCATCAGTCCCGCTCCGCTGGAACCGCAGGGTACAGGCGATAAAAAAGTGCAGGCGTATAATTTCAGGATATGCCTCACCAACCAGCCTGCCAACATGGTGCCCATCACGCAACCGGAAGGATATGATCCGGCCCGATATGAACTGCTGGCAAGGGTGGTGGAAAAAATAAAACCCGGCAGCCTCAACGGCATCCTGAAATTCGACCGCATGCCGAACAACAAAACAGACATAAACAATAACGGCGCTTTTTCCACCGATATGATCGGCATGAACTACGACTACCCCGAAGCGGATTACGCCACCCGCGAAAAAATCATCAAAGAACATGAACTGTATAATAAGGGCCTGCTGTATTTCATCGGCCACGACCCGCGCATGCCCGCCACCCTGCGCGCCGACATGCTGAAATGGGGCTATCCCAAAGATGAATACAGGGAATCCGGCTATTGGTCGCCACAGATGTACGTGCGCGAAGCCCGCCGTATGACCGGCGCTTACGTGATGACGCAGGCCAACTGCGAAGGCCGCGAAGTGGTGAAAGACGGTGTAGGCATGGCTGCTTATACCATGGATTCCCACAACACCCAGCGCATCGTACATAATGGCATGGTCAAAAATGAAGGTGACGTACAGGTGGGCGGTTTCGGTCCGTACCCGATTGCGTACCGTTCCATCATTCCCAAAGCGGAGGAATGTAGCAATGTGCTGGTACCGGTTTGTTTGTCGGCTACCCACATCGCCTACGGCTCCATCCGCATGGAGCCTGTGTTTATGGTGCTGGCGCAATCAGCCGCCACCGCAGCTGCCATGGCGATCGACAAAAAACAGGCCGTGCAGGACATTGACGTGCCCGCATTGCAGGAGGAGCTTCGCCGCAGGCCGCTGGCCACCAATGCCACCGCGGAAATTCTCGTGGACAACGACGACGCCGGTAACGTGGAGATCTCGGGTGAGTGGACGAAAGAAAAAAGAGGCGCCTACGGCCCGTCGGTACATATCGCTTCCAGAAACGGCGGCAGCATCCGCTTTACGCCGGAGGTGGTGAGCAATGGCGTTTACCGCGTTTACACATATGTACCGAAACATGCCGGTCTCACTACTGTTACTAAAATCAACCTTTCCCCCGATGGAAAAACCACCACGCCAACGAAGTACACCGCGGCATCGGTGCGGGTGGAAGGACAAACGTCCGGTGAGTGGGTAGACCTCGGGACGGTGCGCCTCGAAAAAGGCCGGAAGGGTTACGTGGAAATCACCACCGAAGGCGCCGACGGAACCGTGGTAGCGGATGCCGTGCTGTTTGTGCCGGAAAAATAA